The genomic region GCTGAAGAACCACCTCGTCACCCACCTGACCGAGCAGGGTCACGAGGTGGTCGACGTGGGCCCCCACACCTACGACGCCGAGGACGACTACCCGCCGTTCTGCGTCGAGGCCGCCCGCCGGGTGGTCGCCGACGAGGGCAGCCTCGGCCTGGTGATCGGCGGCTCCGGCAACGGCGAGCAGATCGCCGCGAACAAGGTCCCCGGCTGCCGTGCCGCGCTGACCTGGAGCGTGCAGACCGCCCAGCTGTCCCGCCAGCACAACAACGCCCTGGTCGCCGGGGTGGGTGCGCGGATGCACAGCACCGAGGAGGCCACCGCGATCGTGGATGCCTTCCTGACCACCGAGTTCTCCGCCGAGCCCCGGCACGCCCGCCGAATCGGCCTGCTCAGCGAGTACGAGCGCACCGGCGAGCCGCCTGCTTTGCCGAGCGCCTGAGGGGGTAAGCCAGCCGGGTGAGTCGATCTGCCTGGCTGGCCACTCCGCTGGTCGCGACCTTCGGCACGCTGCTGGGCGTGCTGGCCCTCTACTTCGGCGAGGCGGCACTGGTGCCGTGGCTGGCCGGGCCGGGCGACCCGCCGTGCGGGCAGCCGGACTGCGTGCTCGGCGTCGGCCTGCAGATGATGCTGGCCGGGGTGGTCCTGGTGCTGGTCGCGGCGGTGGCCGGGGTGTGGCTGGGGCTCAGGAACCGGGAGACCGCGGACCGGGCCTCGGCCGTGCTGCGCGGGTTCGTAGTGTGTGGCTACTGCCTGCTGGCCTACGCGATCCAGTCCGTGGTCGCCTGGTGGCCGAAGTAGCCGACGAGGAGCGCTGAGTTGCCCGAGGGCCACACCCTGCACCGGTTCGCCCTGCTGCACCACCGCCAGTTCGCCGGGCACCGGGTCGAGGTGTCCAGCCCGCAGGGCCGCTTCGCCACCGAGGCCGCCGTGGTGGACGGGCGGGTGTTCGAGTCGGCCGAGGCGCACGGCAAGCACCTGTTCCACCACTACGGCGATGTCACCGTGCACGTGCACCTGGGCCTGTACGGCACGTTCAGCGAGCGCGAGCTGCCGGTGGAGCCACCGCAGGGCCAGGTGCGGATGCGCCTGGTCGGCCCTAGTCACTGGACCGACCTGCGCGGCCCGACCGCCTGCCGCCTGCTCGGGGACACCGAACTCGACGCCCTGCGCGCCCGCCTCGGCCCGGACCCGCTGCGCGCGGACGCCGACCCGGACCGCGTCTGGGCGAAGATCAGCAAGTCGAAGACCTCGATCGCGGCGCTGCTGATGGACCAGGCGGTGCTGGCCGGGGTCGGCAACGTCTACCGGGCCGAAGTCCTGTTCCGGCACCACATCCCGCCGCTGCGCGCGGGCCGCGACCTCGGCCGCGCCGAGTGGGAGACCATCTGGGCGGACCTGGTCGAGCTGATGTCCGACGGCGTGCGGGCCGGCCGGATCGACACGGTGCGCCCCGAGCACCTGCCCGGGGCCACCGGCCGGGCGCCCAGGGTGGACCGGCACGGCGGCGAGGTCTACGTCTACCGCCGGGCCGGACTGCCCTGCCTGGTGTGCGGCACACCGGTGGCGATGTCGGAGCTGGTCAGCCGGAACCTCTACTGGTGCCCCGGCTGCCAGCCGGACTGATCACCAGTCGTCGCCACCGCCGAAGTCCATGCCGCCGAAGTCGCCGAAACCGTCGGCCAGGCTCTCGCCCATGTCGCCGAGGCCCTCGCCGATGCCGCCGATGAGGTCACCGGCCATGCTGGCGATCGCCACGCCCGCCATCCCGGCGAACATCGCGCCGAAGAGCATGCCCGCGCCCGAGCCCCAGGAACCGGTGGCCCTGGCCGGCTTCCAGATCGGTTCGCTGTACCAGCCCTGCGGCAGCGGCCTGCCGGCCACCATGCCGCCGGGGAAGTAGTGCGGGGTGTGCGAGCTCGGCGTGCGCGCCACCGCGTACTGGTGGCCCTCCACGGTGACCTCGCGGTCCTCCGACACCGTGCCGGCGCTGCGCTGGC from Crossiella sp. CA-258035 harbors:
- a CDS encoding ribose-5-phosphate isomerase, whose translation is MRVYLGSDHAGFELKNHLVTHLTEQGHEVVDVGPHTYDAEDDYPPFCVEAARRVVADEGSLGLVIGGSGNGEQIAANKVPGCRAALTWSVQTAQLSRQHNNALVAGVGARMHSTEEATAIVDAFLTTEFSAEPRHARRIGLLSEYERTGEPPALPSA
- a CDS encoding DNA-formamidopyrimidine glycosylase family protein produces the protein MPEGHTLHRFALLHHRQFAGHRVEVSSPQGRFATEAAVVDGRVFESAEAHGKHLFHHYGDVTVHVHLGLYGTFSERELPVEPPQGQVRMRLVGPSHWTDLRGPTACRLLGDTELDALRARLGPDPLRADADPDRVWAKISKSKTSIAALLMDQAVLAGVGNVYRAEVLFRHHIPPLRAGRDLGRAEWETIWADLVELMSDGVRAGRIDTVRPEHLPGATGRAPRVDRHGGEVYVYRRAGLPCLVCGTPVAMSELVSRNLYWCPGCQPD